From the genome of Uranotaenia lowii strain MFRU-FL chromosome 1, ASM2978415v1, whole genome shotgun sequence, one region includes:
- the LOC129738033 gene encoding calcineurin subunit B type 2 has translation LTVDADEIRRLGKRFKKLDLDNSGALSIDEFMSLPELQQNPLVQRVIDIFDADGNGEVDFKEFIQGVSQFSVKGDKLSKLKFAFRIYDMDNDGYISNGELFQVLKMMVGNNLKDTQLQQIVDKTIVFADKDEDGRISFDEFCNVVGNTDIHKKMVVDV, from the exons CTCACAGTTGATGCCGACGAAATCCGACGCCTGGGAAAGAGATTCAAGAAGCTGGATCTGGACAACTCTGGCGCCCTCAGCATCGATGAGTTCATGTCACTCCCAGAACTGCAGCAAAACCCCCTTGTGCAGCGTGTGATCGACATATTCGACGCAGACGGCAACGGCGAGGTTGACTTCAAGGAGTTTATTCAGGGTGTATCGCAGTTCAGCGTTAAGGGTGATAAACTGTCCAAGCTTAAGTTCGCCTTCCGAATATACGACATGGACAACGATGGCTACATCTCGAATGGAGAACTTTTCCAG GTGCTAAAAATGATGGTCGGTAACAATCTGAAGGACACCCAGCTGCAGCAAATCGTCGACAAAACAATTGTGTTCGCCGACAAGGATGAAGACGGGCGAATCTCGTTTGACGAATTTTGCAACGTAGTCGGCAACACCGATATTCACAAAAAGATGGTGGTCGATGTCTAA
- the LOC129738628 gene encoding ataxin-10, whose product MTGLKKINKLITDKQYAEALAGLNDLNISLVSYDDFQQESTEIYNNFLACCPAEDETQAKVAIKCLNLLKRSCALGETFQNEIISKESFIIKIREILQDHQASESVRINCLQLLANLCVQNKSNQETILKEFKDFLLKSIEDNTSYTNASTMIVYNSFIYKSEIGLSAQELLEVLLANVEKNRTDQSEVPEFVSIFLEYLMCESNEIVDQYDKISNEKRILFLHYLTEYIRYDNRRNRPLTQDLFKHLLTNFKRKSDEILKTNEDTKMELGDVEEVFTLLALLSDCTCVEPYGSFLRQDGSLFLNMGCLLRLLQKRGKSEDENMFTPIQKVEEILKIRQGTSELNIEQEISFSLKSSLVKALANLSYKNKKNQNLAREMEIMSAILDCTNLDARNPFIQEWSILAIRNLCEENPENQQFIASLTKIGDAPNSSLTADFTTGTGGTIRISASSSSPATSTSRGQ is encoded by the exons ATGACagggttgaaaaaaataaataaactgatTACCGATAAGCAGTACGCTGAAGCCCTGGCTGGTTTGAACGATCTCAATATCAG TCTTGTCAGCTACGATGATTTCCAACAGGAATCAACGGAAATATACAATAACTTTTTGGCATGCTGTCCAGCGGAAGACGAAACACAAGCAAAAGTGGCCATCAAATGTCTCAATTTGTTGAAACGATCTTGTGCCTTGGGAGAAACCTTCCAGAATGAGATAATTTCCAAGGAGtcatttataattaaaataagagAAATATTACAGGACCATCAAGCAAGCGAAAGCGTTCGCATAAACTGccttcagcttttggcaaaccTCTGTGTTCAAAATAAATCTAATCAGGAAACAATTCTCAAGgagtttaaagattttttactcAAAAGTATAGAAGACAACACGAGCTATACCAATGCCTCGACTATGATAGTCTATAACTCGTTCATCTACAAGAGCGAGATCGGCCTCAGTGCCCAAGAACTGCTGGAGGTATTATTGGCCAATGTAGAAAAGAATAGAACTGACCAGTCGGAAGTACCTGAATTTGTAAGCATCTTTCTAGAGTATCTTATGTGCGAAAGTAACGAAATCGTTGatcaatatgacaaaatttccaACGAAAAGCGAATCTTATTTTTGCACTATCTTACCGAATATATCCGGTATGATAACCGTCGAAACAGACCTCTGACTCAAGACTTGTTCAAGCATTTGCTGACAAATTTTAAACGGAAgtcggatgaaattttgaaaactaatgaAGATACGAAAATGGAGTTAGGTGATGTTGAGGAGGTTTTCACCCTGCTAGCATTGCTGTCCGACTGCACGTGTGTTGAACCATACGGATCATTTCTCCGACAGGATGGATCCCTGTTTCTCAACATGGGCT GTTTGCTGCGGCTATtacaaaaaaggggaaaaagtgAAGACGAAAACATGTTTACACCGATCCAGAAGGTGGAAGAAATCCTTAAAATTCGACAAGGTACTAGCGAGCTGAACATCGAACAGGAAATATCCTTTTCGCTCAAATCATCCTTGGTCAAAGCGCTCGCTAACCTttcttacaaaaacaaaaagaaccAGAACTTGGCCCGGGAAATGGAAATCATGAGTGCCATCCTAGATTGTACGAACCTGGACGCTCGTAATCCTT TCATTCAAGAGTGGAGCATTCTTGCTATAAGAAATCTTTGCGaagaaaatccggaaaatcaacaATTCATTGCATCTTTGACTAAAATAGGAGACGCTCCGAATTCTTCGTTAACAGCTGATTTCACTACCGGTACGGGAGGAACCATTCGGATCAGTGCAAGTTCAAGTTCACCGGCGACATCCACATCCCGTGGacagtaa
- the LOC129738630 gene encoding FAU ubiquitin-like and ribosomal protein S30, giving the protein MQLHIRGLNTRVLDAEPQETINEIKLKLASLECIEDHQQLVLSCQGMILNGDSPVSALSSVELDLTVPLLGGKVHGSLARAGKVKGQTPKIEKKEKKKKTGRAKRRIQYNRNFNNVVQAFGRRRGPNANST; this is encoded by the coding sequence ATGCAGTTGCATATCCGTGGTCTGAACACTCGCGTCCTGGACGCTGAGCCCCAGGAAACCATCAATGAAATCAAGCTCAAGCTTGCATCGCTGGAATGTATCGAGGACCACCAGCAGCTGGTGCTGTCCTGCCAGGGCATGATCCTGAACGGCGATTCGCCCGTGTCGGCCCTCAGCTCCGTCGAGTTGGACCTCACCGTACCACTGCTTGGTGGTAAGGTGCACGGTTCGCTGGCTCGTGCAGGTAAGGTCAAGGGCCAGACGCCCAAGATCGAAAAGaaggaaaagaagaagaagaccgGTCGTGCTAAGCGGCGCATCCAGTACAACCGCAACTTCAACAACGTGGTGCAGGCCTTCGGTCGCCGACGAGGCCCCAACGCCAACTCGACGTAA
- the LOC129738629 gene encoding putative GPI-anchor transamidase: MFSKICFPLVVLFSIILLFYGPCNGNEIELPKQFVTSSSHTNNWAVLVDTSRFWFNYRHIANVLSVYRSVKRLGIPDSQILLMVADDMACNPRNPRPATVFNNANQHINVYGADVEVDYRGYEVTVENFVRLLTGRNENGTARSKRLLSDAGSNVLIYLTGHGGDGFLKFQDSEEITNQELADAIEQMWQKQRYNELFFMIDTCQAASMYEKFYSPNILAVASSLVGEDSLSHHVDPAIGVYIIDRYTYYALEFLEKVEANSKKTMGEFLSVCPKRVCISTVGVRKDLYPKDPHKVPITDFFGSIRPTEVTLRSVNVTLTIIPEERFERKPIGKLNPSLFYEQFPSKLFA; the protein is encoded by the exons atgtttagcaAAATATGTTTCCCTTTAgtagttttgttttcaattatattGCTATTTTATGGACCATGTAATGGAAACGAAATTGAG CTCCCGAAACAGTTCGTAACAAGCAGTTCCCACACCAACAATTGGGCGGTGCTGGTGGACACATCCCGGTTTTGGTTCAATTATCGGCACATTGCCAACGTGCTGTCGGTTTACCGATCGGTCAAACGACTCGGCATCCCGGACAGTCAGATTCTGCTGATGGTGGCCGATGATATGGCTTGCAACCCGCGAAATCCACGCCCGGCTACGGTTTTCAACAACGCCAATCAGCACATCAATGTGTACGGTGCCGACGTCGAGGTAGATTATCGAGGCTACGAGGTGACCGTAGAGAATTTTGTCCGATTGCTAACCGGAAGGAATGAGAATGGAACGGCACGATCCAAACGCTTGCTCTCCGATGCCGGTAGCAATGTGCTGATCTATTTGACCGGACACGGTGGAGATGGATTTCTGAAGTTCCAAGATTCGGAAGAAATCACGAACCAGGAACTGGCGGACGCTATTGAACAAATGTGGCAAAAGCAGCGATACAATGAGCTGTTCTTTATGATCGATACCTGCCAGGCGGCGTCGATGTACGAGAAGTTTTACTCCCCGAATATTCTGGCTGTGGCCAGTAGCCTCGTGGGAGAGGATTCTCTTTCACATCACGTCGATCCGGCTATCGGGGTGTATATCATCGATCGCTACACATACTATGCGCTGGAATTTCTGGAAAAAGTGGAGGCCAACAGCAAAAAAACCATGGGAGAATTC CTTTCGGTTTGTCCCAAACGAGTTTGTATCTCCACGGTTGGTGTCCGGAAGGATTTGTATCCCAAGGATCCTCACAAAGTACCCATAACAGACTTTTTTGGTTCGATTCGTCCCACCGAGGTGACTTTGCGCAGTGTTAACGTTACTCTAACGATCATCCCGGAGGAAAG ATTCGAACGCAAGCCTATTGGAAAACTTAACCCCAGTCTTTTTTACGAACAATTCCCTAGCAAATTGTTTGCCTAA